A region of Mugil cephalus isolate CIBA_MC_2020 chromosome 3, CIBA_Mcephalus_1.1, whole genome shotgun sequence DNA encodes the following proteins:
- the itga11a gene encoding integrin alpha-11a isoform X2, whose protein sequence is MNGPYQTGDVYKCSLSKRTNGNGCSKLNLGRISLTNVSERKDKMRLGMTLTSNPRDNSFVACGPLWSYECGSSYYSTGICSRVNASFKFSRTIAPAFQRCETYMDIVIVLDGSNSIYPWYEVQAFLINILQKFYIGPGQIQVGVVQYGEKVVHEFKLSDYKSVEEVVKRARSINQRGGEETNTALGINTARSQAFKQGGRRGAKKVMIVITDGESHDSADLQQVIEDSEKDGITRYAIAVLGYYNRRGINPEAFLNEIKYIASDPDDKHFFNVTDESALKDIVDALGERIFSLEGTSKNGTAFGLQMSQAGFSAHNVEDGILVGAVGAYDWNGAVLKETRQGKVVPPKSSYTQEFPEELKNHGAYLGYTVTSVVSARNGRLLVAGAPRFNHTGKVIIFTLKNSGNLTILHSLKGQQIGSYYGSEIAPVDIDGDGITDNLLVAAPMFFSGGLEKGKVYIYRVTELNRFILEGSLEIHNGGQNARFGSSLAPVPDLNGDGFNDLVVGAPLEDDHKGAIYVFFSQHNRILRKYKQRIAAADLAPGLQYFGRSIHGTMDMNDDGLVDLAVGSLGAAVLLWSQSVVRIYTTVRFEPSKINIFVKDCQRGGKDVTCMSAIVCFNITARTAIPPTQEIVIKYNVSIVERRFNPRAIMDNPAKLQPQNLTLLPGEEACEHFYFHVMETTDYARPIVFAAQVGLQDPEQGPVLDDSWPTVVRTELPFWNGCDEDDRCMPDLALQSMTDLMTPRQFCAHPVQARGAFCRHQSEGGAEGSLRVLEGHRRRMVVDVRLENKGENAYDARLNITYTPNLRFSSLIVKDNSDIKIECYTEDKLRSEKICNVSAPFMRAKSQVSFRLEFEFSRTVFLEHLRVILEASSDGEEQSTSDNFNDIYYSLKYEADLLFTRDSNPTRYDIKSELSLEEPGVIGPPFNFTFQIQNLGYFPVKDLQLNIEIPEMTKNGNQLLQIDEFHIDQRDGTRCLPPQHVAQSRASPEDLSRFSRLNRSNTLTLPIQCTVNVAYYREIAVRITGALKLDTLHALKFKILELVTSASVELPSSSPMFLHEERPVRHIILEIRKEGDYRIPTWIIIGSTLGGLLLLALLSLALWKLGFFRRQKRRDEDEQEANGKVAEER, encoded by the exons ATGAATGGCCCTTACCAGACGGGGGATGTTTATAAATGTTCACTGAGCAAACGGACCAACGGCAATGGGTGCTCCAAGCTCAACCTAG GAAGGATATCTTTGACCAACGTATCGGAGCGGAAGGACAAGATGAGGCTGGGAATGACGCTCACGTCCAACCCTAGAGACAACAGCTTTGTG GCCTGTGGGCCGTTATGGTCCTACGAGTGTGGCAGCTCTTACTACAGCACTGGCATCTGCTCCAGAGTCAATGCAAGCTTCAAGTTCTCCAGAACAATTGCCCCGGCCTTTCAGA GATGTGAAACCTATATGGATATAGTGATTGTTCTCGATGGCTCCAACTCCATCTACCCCTGGTATGAAGTGCAGGCTTTTCTCATCAACATTCTTCAAAAGTTCTACATTGGGCCAGGTCAAATACAG GTTGGAGTTGTTCAGTACGGCGAGAAGGTGGTGCACGAATTCAAACTCAGCGACTACAAAtcggtggaggaggtggtgaagaGGGCGCGTAGCATCAACCAGCGAGGCGGAGAGGAGACCAACACGGCTCTCGGCATCAACACAGCACG CTCACAGGCTTTCAAACAAGGAGGTCGGCGTGGTGCCAAGAAGGTGATGATAGTGATAACTGACGGAGAGTCACACGACAGCGCCGACCTCCAGCAAGTCATCGAGGACAGCGAGAAGGACGGCATCACCCGTTACGCTATTGCT GTGCTTGGCTACTACAACCGGAGAGGAATCAATCCCGAGGCCTTCCTCAATGAAATCAAGTACATTGCCAGCGACCCGGATGACAAACACTTCTTTAATGTGACAGATGAGTCGGCGCTGAAGGATATCGTGGATGCACTCGGAGAACGCATCTTCAGTTTAGAAG GGACCAGTAAGAATGGAACAGCGTTTGGCCTCCAGATGTCTCAGGCTGGATTTTCCGCGCACAACGTTGAG GATGGGATTCTGGTGGGTGCTGTCGGGGCTTACGACTGGAACGGAGCGGTGCTGAAGGAAACGCGGCAGGGGAAGGTGGTCCCTCCCAAGTCGTCCTACACTCAGGAGTTCCCTGAGGAGCTGAAAAACCACGGTGCCTACTTGG GCTACACCGTGACGTCCGTGGTGTCGGCCAGAAACGGTCGCCTGCTCGTAGCGGGAGCTCCACGGTTTAACCACACGGGCAAAGTCATCATCTTCACTCTGAAGAACTCGGGCAATCTCACCATCCTGCACTCCCTCAAAGGCCAGCAG ATCGGCTCCTACTACGGCAGCGAGATAGCGCCCGTGGATATCGACGGAGACGGGATAACGGACAACCTTCTGGTGGCGGCGCCGATGTTCTTCAGCGGAGGCTTGGAGAAAGGAAAGGTCTACATCTACAGAGTAACCGAGCTG AATCGTTTCATTCTCGAAGGATCGTTGGAAATCCACAATGGTGGCCAGAACGCTCGCTTTGGCTCATCCCTAGCTCCCGTCCCTGATCTGAACGGAGACGGCTTCAATGACTTGGTGGTGGGAGCCCCGCTGGAGGATGACCACAAAGGAGCCATTTATGTTTTCTTCAGCCAGCACAACAGAATACTACGCAAATATAAACAG AGAATAGCAGCGGCAGATCTGGCTCCTGGCCTGCAGTACTTTGGCCGCAGCATCCACGGCACCATGGACATGAATGACGATGGCTTAGTGGACCTGGCGGTGGGCTCCCTTGGTGCAGCCGTTCTGCTTTG GTCACAGAGCGTCGTCAGGATATATACCACTGTCAGGTTTGAGCCCAGCAAGATCAACATCTTTGTGAAAGACTGTCAGAGAGGTGGCAAAGACGTGACCTGTATGTCAGCCATTGTATGTTTCAACATCACTGCCAGGACAGCCATTCCTCCCACACAGGAAATTG TGATCAAGTATAACGTCTCCATTGTGGAGCGACGTTTTAATCCTCGGGCCATAATGGACAACCCGGCTAAGCTGCAGCCTCAAAACCTGACCCTCCTTCCCGGGGAAGAGGCCTGCGAACACTTCTACTTCCACGTCATG GAGACAACAGACTACGCGAGGCCTATAGTGTTTGCTGCGCAAGTGGGGCTACAAGACCCGGAGCAAGGACCAGTTCTAGACGACAGCTGGCCTACCGTTGTGAGGACAGAG ctgccGTTCTGGAACGGCTGTGACGAAGACGACCGCTGCATGCCCGACCTGGCGCTGCAGAGCATGACCGACCTGATGACTCCAAG GCAGTTCTGCGCTCACCCCGTTCAGGCTCGCGGCGCCTTCTGTCGCCACCAGAGCGAAGGAGGGGCCGAGGGGTCTCTGCGGGTGCTCGAGGGccacaggaggaggatggtggtGGACGTCCGGCTGGAGAACAAAGGGGAGAACGCCTACGACGCTCGGCTCAACATCACGTACACGCCCAACCTGCGCTTCTCCAGCCTCATAGTCAAG GACAACTCTGACATCAAAATTGAGTGTTACACGGAGGACAAACTGAGGAGCGAGAAGATCTGCAATGTCAGTGCGCCGTTCATGAGGGCCAAATCACAG GTATCCTTTCGCCTGGAGTTTGAATTCAGTCGCACCGTCTTCCTGGAGCACCTCAGGGTCATCCTGGAAGCCAGCAG TGACGGCGAGGAGCAGAGCACGTCTGATAATTTCAACGATATCTATTACTCACTGAAATACGAAGCGGATCTCCTCTTCACTAG GGATTCGAATCCGACTCGATATGACATCAAGTCAGAGTTGTCGCTGGAGGAGCCCGGCGTCATCGGCCCCCCTTTCAACTTTACCTTCCAG ATCCAGAACCTCGGATACTTTCCAGTTAAGGATCTGCAGTTGAACATCGAGATCCCAGAAATGACAAAGAACGGAAACCAGCTCCTGCAGATTGATGAATTTCATATTGACCAG AGAGATGGCACACGGTGTTTACCACCCCAGCATGTGGCTCAGAGCAGGGCGTCTCCTGAAGACCTTTCACGCTTCTCCCGCTTG AACCGGTCCAACACGCTAACTCTGCCAATCCAGTGCACGGTGAATGTGGCATATTACAGAGAGATCGCCGTTAGAATCACAGGAGCACTGAAGCTAGATACCCTACATGCA CTGAAGTTTAAAATCCTGGAGCTGGTAACCAGCGCGTCAGTGGAGCTCCCTTCCTCCAGCCCCATGTTTTTACATGAAGAGAGGCCTGTTAGACAT